In a single window of the Thermoanaerobaculia bacterium genome:
- a CDS encoding nuclear transport factor 2 family protein: MRLTNIALALFVLAPALPLGATEDSGIAALLEKQTQELFDAVSAGDAKVWDKYLDPDVRYTDENGTVSTKKEMVEGTKPLPAGVSGTIRVTDFHAAVHGDVAVATHVEDENEDYHGHALRCQYRTTDTWRKTSGGWRLVAGQVLALRTDPPSVPLSEARRREYSGTYGLAPGIDYEIRPKGERLEGRQTGRPWEEIRAEAPDVLFVPGKPRYRKIFRRDAAGRITGFAERREAWDILWTKR; this comes from the coding sequence GTGAGGCTCACGAATATCGCCCTCGCGCTCTTCGTTCTCGCCCCCGCCCTGCCGCTCGGGGCGACCGAGGACTCCGGCATCGCGGCGCTGCTCGAGAAGCAGACCCAGGAGCTCTTCGATGCGGTCTCGGCGGGAGATGCGAAGGTCTGGGATAAGTACCTCGATCCGGACGTGCGGTACACCGACGAGAACGGAACCGTCTCGACGAAGAAGGAGATGGTCGAGGGCACGAAGCCGCTTCCGGCCGGCGTATCCGGAACGATCCGGGTCACCGATTTCCACGCCGCCGTCCATGGCGACGTCGCCGTGGCGACGCACGTCGAAGACGAGAACGAGGACTACCACGGCCACGCTCTCCGCTGCCAGTACCGGACGACCGACACATGGCGGAAGACTTCCGGCGGCTGGCGCCTCGTCGCCGGCCAGGTGCTCGCGCTAAGAACCGACCCGCCCTCCGTGCCGCTGTCCGAGGCCCGGCGCCGGGAGTATTCGGGCACGTACGGACTCGCGCCCGGAATCGATTACGAGATCCGCCCGAAAGGGGAAAGGCTCGAGGGACGGCAGACGGGCCGTCCCTGGGAGGAGATCCGCGCGGAGGCGCCCGACGTGCTCTTCGTCCCGGGCAAGCCGAGGTATCGGAAGATCTTCCGGCGCGATGCGGCGGGAAGGATCACGGGGTTCGCCGAACGGCGGGAGGCGTGGGACATCCTGTGGACGAAGAGGTGA